ACGTCGTTTCTGTTGGCCTAAATTAGCAAAACAAACAGAGGATGTTTACAAACGAGTCTTGCAAGAGCGATCGCAAGTACTTTGGTTATAAGTAGTTCAAACATCTAGAAACCCGGTTTCGCACTTATTTATCGGGTTTTTGGGATTACTGTACCTATGACTAAGATGGCATGACTTCCTTGTGCGGAGTGGCTCAATTAGTTAACTCTTCCTGATAGTTGAGTGAACCGTTTGGGCGATTACAGGCGTTGCTTCATTTTGATTAGTTGTGGAAAACTCATCGAAGAGTTCAAAAAATTGTTCCAGGGCTTTATGTTCATCCTGTGAAAAAAACAGGATGATTTTGTCCCAAGACTGACTAGATGTAACCTTAAACTTTTCCTGAATCCAGTTTTGAAAATTGACAAAGTGCTTTTCCTGATTGGTTTCTGGTTCCCCCAGTTGATGACGAGCAAAGAAGTAACCAGCCAGAAATGTTCGCAGATGAGAAATAGAGGGTTGACCCAAATACATTGCAGGGCGCTTTTGAATGTTTCGGATCAGATCGTATAAGTCAAGCATGAGTCTTATCCTCAAAATGAACACTGCGCCGCTTCCATTGTCTTCTCGTCTGAAACGCATATCAATTCATGGTAAGATCTCCTTCTTAAATAAGGAGTTTTATGGCGCAAACTGAAGATATCGAACAATCACTAAACTCATCTGTTGCTGCGAATGCCACAACAACGCTCACTCCATCTTCGTTGCATATCAGTGTTTGTGCGGTGTTTATTAGCAGAAGCTTGCAACATTAGATTGGAACCCTTTAGCAAAAGAGTGGCAAATGACGAGTACAGACACAAATATCACTCAGAACACTAGGTTAGTAGAGATAGGCTGGAAAGACGAATTAATCGAAAGTTTAAAGTTATCTAACCAAGCAGAAGACTGGTTGCCTTTATCACCAGAAGAACGCGATCGCGTGACTGAGGCAAAGCAGAACTTTCCCATGATGGTTCCCCAAGGTTATGCAGATCTCATCAATTGGCAAAACCCGGACGATCCCCTGCGGTTGCTGCTGTTACCTTCGGAAGGTGAGAAGGATGAATCTGGAAACTTTGATACCAGTGGTGAAGAACTTTCCACAATTATACAGGGTTTGCAGCACAAATACGACCAAACAGCAGTGTTAATTGTGACTCAAGCTTGTGCCGGACATTGCCGCTACTGTTTTCGTCGGCGGCTGATGAGTCGTGATGTATTGACACAAGAGACAATAGAGGATTTACAAGAAGCACTGGCTTATATTGCCCAACACCCAGAAATAGACAACGTGCTTCTTTCTGGTGGCGATCCTATGATTTCCAGCACTCGCCGCCTAGCCAATCTTTTAAGTGCGATCGCACAAATTCCCCATATTTGGCAAATTCGCATCAGTACCAAACTCCCTGCTTTCTTACCCAGTCGTTTCACCACTGATCCAGAACTATTAGACGTTCTGCATCAATATAAATCTCGATTTCAAATCATCATTCAATGCCATTTTGACCATCCCCGCGAAATCTCCACAGCAACAATTTGCGCCTTAGAAAACCTGCAAAAAGCTGGTTGTTTGCTAACTTCTCAAATCGCTTTGATGAAAGGTATTAACGACTCTCCAGATACTTTAACTGAACTCTTCAAAAAACTCCATCGTTATAGCGTTATTCCGCAATATATCTTTCACCCACGTCCCGTTAAGCATGCAACTCACTTTCAACTGCCAATTGTAGAAGGAATGCAGTTAATAGAAACAGTTCGTCAACAGTGCAGTGGACCCGTCAAACGCTTTCGCTATATCCTAACTCATGAAGACGGCAAACTAGAACTTGTAGGTATTCTTCCCGGTTCACCCATACAGTTAGTAGCCAAATGGCAGCAGGTGCGGCGAGGATTAGATAACTCTGGAGTGATACTATTGCCAGTTGACGAGCAAACTTGTTGGCTTAATCAGTGACCAGTGACCAGTGACCAGTGACCAGTGACCAGTGACCAGTGACTAGTGACCAGTGACCAGTGACCAGTGACCAGTGACCAATAACAAATGACCAGTGACCAGTGACCAATAACAAATGACAAATGACATAGGATTATTATTTGAGCTTGAGGCTGACATCATGTCAGACTTAACAGCAAAAGAACAAACGCACTATCACTGGCGAGAACCAGAAGAAGTGGAAGCCGTCGCAGAAAGTTTAACAGCTTTAGGTTACACAGTAGATAAAATTGGCGCTTTAAATAATTTGTTAGAAAGGTGGCGTTTTCATCAACTCCCAGATTTTGTTTGGAACCTTTCAGTCAGAACTCTTTCCCGCAATCGTACCGCTCTAGCACCCGCAATTTTAGAGCAATTAAATATTCCTTATACTGGTGGTGACGCTACAGTCAAAAGTCTGACTTTAAATAAAGATCTCCTCAAACCCGTGTTACAGTGGCGTGGAATTTCGACACCTTCTTGGTATCGATATGAAACAGGAGAGGATATTCAATCTTTACCTCCTTGGTCAAGCTCAATTTTGAAACCTAGTTGTGAAGGTTACTCGTTAGGATTGCGAAGATTTGATAACCAAGAGGGATTGGCTGTACTCCGTCAACAAGTGGAGGAAATAGGTAAGTTATTTCATGTACCAGTACTGTGTGAAGAATTTATTGCAGGTCGTGAGATTACAGTG
This genomic interval from Scytonema hofmannii PCC 7110 contains the following:
- a CDS encoding KamA family radical SAM protein, with the translated sequence MTSTDTNITQNTRLVEIGWKDELIESLKLSNQAEDWLPLSPEERDRVTEAKQNFPMMVPQGYADLINWQNPDDPLRLLLLPSEGEKDESGNFDTSGEELSTIIQGLQHKYDQTAVLIVTQACAGHCRYCFRRRLMSRDVLTQETIEDLQEALAYIAQHPEIDNVLLSGGDPMISSTRRLANLLSAIAQIPHIWQIRISTKLPAFLPSRFTTDPELLDVLHQYKSRFQIIIQCHFDHPREISTATICALENLQKAGCLLTSQIALMKGINDSPDTLTELFKKLHRYSVIPQYIFHPRPVKHATHFQLPIVEGMQLIETVRQQCSGPVKRFRYILTHEDGKLELVGILPGSPIQLVAKWQQVRRGLDNSGVILLPVDEQTCWLNQ